The following coding sequences lie in one Phaeodactylum tricornutum CCAP 1055/1 chromosome 12, whole genome shotgun sequence genomic window:
- a CDS encoding predicted protein: protein MLRFLCFAMMASTAHVAAQNTECAMATTITSLPATLDGDLAIAPPITHLRTDSCAIASTGPVPGNWYTFTAESDGCLTATVESTSQPFFDTILTAYVDGCDALSCAAMNDDISIFRVDVSQLNINVEAQTTYHFFVRGLFPQEFGSFTFNITQADGTCERPTGNTWCSACPNGGVADPSAVFDIEENVRCNDMGEYFELVEGSEICISQQIVGSVVCGCQPVNEVTCPLCPGGEDVPDPDLPAGTLSGGTTCGDLNVVSGVDSCGAYKSGLANQCQCPGSPEPCIMCPGSTTYDPAVVILNEEDSLTCGQLATTFQELQVLFPVTVFCEPLLMDYLTGLNVVDFCCNAAELVSAVDATLPPSPLVLTDAPSPRPETDAPVTPTPVSTPAPVGETSPIDTPATAPISFGSPASNGVTSPVFVCDGRYHATVPPLGLTRACPSASTIHRSLEMDGSSWVRSVRKSTMDGRIVSASGRGRAKSLPFSVTLRILIVTSLAVEFWGVLVWETPSRRTTFGNSGSVQTSPHCGHPLPTDRPRYRLFGQHFHIQKMTTEFDSNTNDNDDDDMADLFSFDSSDVPLASPHDIVETGIGAADTATDTERPRKASSDSFLALLESATEGTTNATTAGALGRLNGDLGDHDVETQNILDWLDEDDVNAVPDDDNNTLNINQNTSSASGSDPTAASILAGLPTTETPTSIDASLSKTPSNESSLTVTPVKTAEPTVVALPPVFATLREALESPQATVGQLRHLYATAHPVVDADLRADLYCRMVCGKSLAETQSSSLADSFQHWPLPEPGASNAPDTMLQALPELPTLALRVATETHREVLDCQDDLTKLLAYHWQQNSTAAPSEADLLVPAVAAVILSTNMPVAAASVVLAQLLPAFTPVLALEPPERWEAALSLHSELYLLVCYHLPLLVYHLDQYAPGWHWPKLPASVRQKQDAGETSTHLARNLTRHGRIPPSWTLSLAAGECEHVASILPTGWILQLWDGILMDASQQHQATPFFWTVAVFEQAADQLLLLTGEELLAALDKIFQLEDKRSTDDWMDEWRMRVHSLQRSTPESVLQTLRRAEDETVQASIRRRQERAEAAIKARMEAEAIAHLETQERKAEEARARLTRARLVAYYRKHAPDKEDNIDQILKVYAGRLDVLDGKLLKKYGESFNPALKPKQPKPVNKIAANLLMQTMNQGLGRRPQVALEDVSGVAAGRHADKVSVLVTADEVLSDLCWSKEAAVHRGELRRNRTEGRKHLKFYLVDSRAEEAALEQGRFPTAVSLSPEAMLDPERIQLNEETFESLRGAVHIVIMGEGFSAIPKLYGQKLSPKLEELMQQDESRTDICALFFVKKGFPFVSVLDGGFAAAHSWLVREGPSCHLKAAAVLVDYNSEMSLFGQMETLHNASAAEKAQRKMQNLLEKSLVSMTRRAQQFEKLANERDSREGRKNVGLQFFKSKQVAENANEATNELQPADSQSIADEKKLAFKNPFKGVGRALDWTRSPDDSAPAPEAPAPIDNGAFEAAEQTTSAFKNPFAGVGMGHAPSTSDNTAETTGASGTKTANTTATDDSSSKASVPLIKRNPFARFGNKESNPAGASTDRKGGFDFTNFRKNATARLLSRDEFDAASVEESISFD from the exons ATGCTTCGTTTCCTGTGTTTCGCCATGATGGCCTCGACGGCGCACGTTGCGGCTCAAAACACGGAATGCGCCATGGCGACTACCATTACGTCACTTCCGGCTACTCTCGATGGCGACCTCGCCATTGCGCCACCGATCACGCATTTGAGAACCGACAGCTGTGCTATAGCTTCCACCGGCCCTGTTCCTGGTAATTGGTATACATTCACGGCCGAAAGCGATGGCTGTCTCACTGCCACCGTCGAGTCCACAAGCCAACCTTTTTTCGATACCATTCTCACAGCCTACGTAGATGGTTGCGACGCATTATCTTGTGCAGCAATGAACGATGACATTAGCATCTTTCGGGTAGACGTAAGCCAATTGAATATCAATGTCGAGGCCCAGACGACCTATCACTTCTTTGTTCGTGGACTTTTTCCGCAAGAGTTTGGGTCTTTTACCTTCAACATCACG CAAGCGGACGGTACTTGCGAGAGACCTACCGGTAATACTTGGTGTTCTGCTTGCCCCAACGGCGGAGTCGCGGATCCGTCTGCCGTCTTTGATATCGAAGAAAACGTGCGCTGTAACGACATGGGCGAGTATTTTGAACTCGTCGAGGGATCAGAAATTTGCATTAGTCAGCAAATCGTCGGTTCTGTGGTGTGTGGATGCCAGCCAGTGAACGAAGTGACTTGTCCGCTGTGCCCTGGAGGCGAAGATGTGCCAGACCCGGATCTTCCTGCCGGGACGCTGTCCGGTGGCACCACGTGTGGTGACCTCAATGTTGTGTCTGGCGTGGATAGTTGTGGGGCGTACAAATCCGGCCTGGCAAATCAATGCCAATGCCCCGGCTCCCCGGAACCTTGCATTATGTGTCCCGGTAGCACTACCTACGACCCCGCTGTCGTGATCCTaaacgaagaagattctcTCACGTGCGGGCAACTTGCGACGACGTTTCAGGAACTTCAGGTGCTGTTTCCGGTTACTGTCTTTTGTGAGCCCTTGTTGATGGACTACTTGACGGGACTGAACGTGGTGGATTTTTGCTGCAACGCAGCGGAGCTCGTGTCTGCGGTAGACGCAACATTGCCTCCGTCACCATTGGTGTTGACGGACGCTCCCTCGCCCCGTCCCGAGACAGATGCGCCCGTTACCCCGACTCCGGTGTCCACTCCGGCTCCAGTCGGCGAGACTTCCCCCATTGACACTCCCGCGACGGCTCCCATTTCCTTCGGATCCCCGGCTTCCAACGGAGTG ACGTCGCCGGTGTTTGTTTGTGATGGACGCTACCACGCCACGGTCCCGCCCCTGGGGCTGACGAGGGCTTGCCCGTCCGCTTCGACCATCCATCGCTCGCTAGAAATGGATGGATCTAGTTGGGTGCGTAGTGTTCGTAAGAGTACCATGGACGGGAGGATTGTGTCTGCTTCGGGCCGTGGACGTGCCAAGTCCCTTCCCT tcagtgtgACTCTTCGTATTCTCATTGTTACCAGTTTGGCAGTTGAGTTTTGGGGGGTTTTGGTTTGGGAAACTCCGTCCCGTCGGACCACTTTCGGGAACTCCGGATCCGTGCAGACATCCCCGCATTGCGGACA TCCTCTtccgaccgaccgaccgagGTACCGACTTTTTGGCCAACACTTTCATATCCAAAAAATGACAACGGAATTCGATTCGAACACgaacgacaatgacgacgatgacatgGCGGAtctcttttccttcgatTCGTCCGACGTGCCCTTGGCGTCCCCCCACGACATTGTTGAGACCGGTATTGGCGCTGCCGACACGGCGACGGACACCGAACGTCCGCGCAAAGCGTCCAGTGATTCCTTCCTTGCACTCCTGGAGAGTGCTACGGAAGGGACCACCAACGCAACCACCGCCGGTGCCCTGGGACGCCTAAATGGGGATTTGGGGGACCACGACGTGGAAACCCAAAATATTCTCGACTggctcgacgaagacgacgtcAATGCGGTCCccgacgatgacaacaacaCACTCAATATTAACCAAAACACCAGTAGTGCCAGCGGAAGCGATCCCACAGCCGCGAGTATCCTGGCGGGTCTCCCCACGACCGAAACACCGACGTCGATCGACGCTTCGTTGTCTAAAACCCCGTCCAACGAATCATCCTTGACCGTCACTCCGGTGAAGACCGCGGAACCAACGGTCGTCGCCTTGCCACCGGTCTTTGCGACGCTTCGGGAAGCCCTGGAAAGTCCCCAAGCAACCGTTGGGCAATTACGTCACTTGTACGCCACTGCCCATCcggtcgtcgacgccgaTCTGCGCGCCGACTTGTACTGTCGTATGGTCTGTGGCAAATCGCTCGCCGAGACACAGTCCAGCAGTTTGGCCGATTCCTTCCAACACTGGCCATTGCCGGAACCGGGCGCGTCCAACGCACCCGACACGATGCTCCAAGCCTTGCCGGAACTGCCCACTTTGGCATTGCGCGTCGCCACCGAAACGCACCGCGAGGTGTTGGACTGTCAAGACGATTTGACCAAACTCCTGGCCTATCATTGGCAACAAAACAGCACCGCCGCGCCGTCGGAAGCCGATTTACTCGTGCccgccgtggcggcggtAATCCTATCCACCAACATGCCCGTGGCCGCCGCGAGTGTTGTTCTGGCCCAGCTCCTGCCAGCCTTTACACCCGTACTCGCCCTGGAACCGCCGGAGCGGTGGGAGGCTGCGCTTTCTCTACACTCCGAACTTTACCTACTGGTCTGTTACCACCTGCCACTGCTGGTCTATCATTTGGATCAGTACGCACCCGGATGGCACTGGCCCAAGCTCCCGGCCTCGGTTCGCCAAAAACAGGACGCCGGGGAGACCAGCACCCATCTGGCTCGAAATTTGACCCGGCACGGACGGATTCCGCCTTCCTGGACACTCAGTTTGGCGGCGGGAGAATGCGAACACGTGGCTTCAATCTTGCCGACGGGATGGATCTTGCAATTGTGGGACGGAATCTTGATGGACGCTTCACAGCAACATCAGGCAACTCCTTTTTTCTGGACGGTGGCCGTCTTTGAACAAGCGGCCGATCAACTCTTGCTCCTGACGGGCGAGGAGCTGTTGGCCGCCTTGGACAAAATCTTTCAGTTGGAAGACAAGCGCAGTACGGACGATTGGATGGATGAGTGGCGCATGCGAGTTCACAGCTTGCAGCGCTCGACGCCAGAATCTGTCCTGCAAACGTTACGTCGAGCCGAAGACGAGACCGTCCAAGCGTCaattcgtcgacgacaaGAACGCGCCGAGGCCGCGATCAAGGCGCGGATGGAAGCGGAAGCAATCGCGCATCTGGAAACGCAGGAACGCAAGGCGGAGGAAGCCCGGGCACGCTTGACACGGGCCCGCTTGGTGGCTTACTACCGCAAACACGCTCCGGACAAGGAAGACAACATTGATCAGATTCTAAAAGTTTACGCGGGTCGACTGGATGTTTTGGACGGGAAGTTATTGAAAAAGTACGGTGAATCGTTCAACCCTGCCTTGAAACCGAAACAACCCAAACCGGTGAACAAGATTGCTGCCAACCTTCTCATGCAAACCATGAACCAAGGACTCGGCCGACGGCCACAAGttgctttggaagatgtTTCGGGAGTCGCCGCCGGTCGCCATGCCGACAAAGTTTCGGTGTTGGTGACGGCTGACGAAGTCTTATCCGATCTCTGTTGGAGTAAAGAAGCCGCAGTTCACCGCGGAGAACTCCGCCGCAATCGAACGGAAGGTCGCAAGCATTTGAAGTTTTATCTTGTAGACAGTCGCGCCGAAGAAGCTGCTTTAGAGCAAGGCCGGTTTCCGACCGCTGTGAGTCTCAGCCCCGAAGCAATGCTAGATCCGGAACGAATTCAACTGAACGAAGAAACGTTCGAATCGCTACGTGGCGCGGTACACATTGTCATTATGGGAGAAGGCTTTTCGGCCATACCCAAACTGTACGGACAAAAGCTATCTCCCAAACTCGAGGAGCTGATGCAGCAAGACGAGTCGCGTACCGACATTTGCGCTCTATTCTTTGTCAAGAAGGGCTTTCCCTTTGTTTCCGTTTTGGACGGAGGATTCGCCGCAGCGCACTCGTGGCTCGTTCGCGAAGGTCCGTCGTGTCACCTGAAAGCTGCTGCGGTTCTCGTGGACTACAATTCGGAAATGTCATTGTTTGGTCAAATGGAGACGCTCCACAATGCTTCAGCAGCCGAAAAGGCACAACGGAAAATGCAAAACTTGCTGGAAAAGTCACTGGTGTCCATGACGCGTCGGGCCCAGCAATTCGAAAAACTCGCCAACGAACGGGACTCTCGAGAAGGTCGGAAGAACGTAGGGCTGcaatttttcaaaagcaaGCAAGTAGCCGAAAATGCGAACGAAGCCACGAATGAGTTGCAACCAgcggattcacagtcaatcgcgGATGAAAAGAAACTGGCCTTTAAGAACCCATTTAAAGGCGTAGGTAGAGCCTTGGATTGGACTAGATCGCCGGACGATTCAGCACCTGCACCCGAGGCTCCGGCTCCCATCGATAACGGAGCTTTTGAGGCAGCCGAGCAAACGACGTCCGCTTTCAAAAATCCATTCGCCGGCGTAGGAATGGGTCACGCGCCTAGTACATCTGACAACACGGCTGAAACGACAGGTGCCTCTGGAACAAAGACCGCCAATACCACAGCCACCGACGACTCGAGCAGCAAGGCTAGTGTTCCGTTGATAAAACGTAATCCGTTTGCTCGCTTTGGTAACAAAGAGAGCAATCCAGCAGGTGCTTCTACAGACAGGAAGGGCGGCTTTGATTTTACCAATTTTCGCAAGAATGCGACAGCTCGATTGCTTTCGCGTGACGAATTCGATGCCGCTTCGGTGGAAGAGTCTATTTCGTTTGATTAG